From the genome of Rhizobium indicum:
CGAGGCACTTGCCACCGCCGAGCACATGTTGCTGCATGTCGACAGCAAGGCGGGCAAAGCCGCGCCGGCGCCAGCTGGCGTCCTCGACAAGGCGAAGGCGATCGCCAGAGCCCATGCGGAGTTGGCAGCGCCTGAAGGCGCCAGCCGTCACGTCGGCCAGAAACGGTAGGAGGATCGGCATGGATTTTGGTCTCAGCGAAGAACAGGAAATGATCGTCAACACGGTCCGTGCCTTCGTGGAAACCGAGATCTATCCCCATGAGAACGAGGTCGAGCGCAGCGGTATCGTCCCACCGGAGCTTGGAGACGAGATTCGGCGCAAATGCATCGATCTCGGCTTCTATGCCTGCAATTTCCCGGAAGACGTCGGCGGCGCCGGCCTCGACCATGTCACCTTCACACTGGTCGAGCGGGAACTCGGACGCGGCTCCCTGGGGCTGACCGTTTTCTTCGGCCGGCCCTCCGGCATCCTCATGGCCTGCGAGGGCGAGCAGCGCGAGCGCTATCTCCTGCCTGCGGTGCGCGGCGAGAAGATCGATGCGCTTGCGATCACCGAGCCGGACGCCGGTTCTGATATGCGCGGCATGAAATGCGCCGCCCGCCGCGACGGTGGCGACTTCGTCCTCAACGGCACGAAACATTTCATCTCCCATGCCGATGTCGCCGATTTCGTCATCGTCTTTGCTGCGACGGGCGAGGAGGAAACGCCGAAGGGCATCAAGAAGAAGATCACCGCCTTCCTGGTGGATCGCGGCACGCCGGGCTTCGAAATCCTCAAAGGTTACGATTCCGTTTCGCATCGTGGCTACCATAACTCAACGCTCAGCTTCGACGATTGCCGCATTCCCGAAGCCCAAGTGCTGGGCGAGGTGCATCGCGGCTTCGATATCGCCAACCAATGGCTCTACGGCACGAGATTGACGGTTGCCGCCACCTGCGTCGGCCGGGCACGGCGTGTCTTCGACCTGGCCCTGCCCTACGCCGCCGAGCGCAAGCAGTTCGGCAAGCCGATCGGCGCCAATCAGGGCGTGTCGTTCAAGCTCGCCGACATGATCACCGAGATCGACGCAGCCGACTGGCTGACGCTGGCCGCCGCCTGGCAGGTCGATGCCGGCCGCCCCGCAGACCGGCAGATCGCTTCGGCCAAGCTCTATGCCTCGGAAATGCTCGCCCGCGTCACGGATGAGGCGATCCAGATCTTCGGCGGCATGGGACTGATGGACGATCTGCCGCTCGCCCGCTTCTGGCGCGATGCGCGCGTTGAGCGCATCTGGGACGGCACCTCCGAAATCCAGCGGCATATTATCAGCCGCGACTTGCTTCGACCCCTGGGAGCGTGAGCCGATGACGCCTCGCCCGCTCGACCGCCTGCTCAGACCGCAAACGATCGCCGTCTTCGGCGGTCGCGAGGCGCGCAGGGTGATCGAGCAATGCGACCGCATGGGCTTTGCCGGTGAGATCTGGCCTGTCCATCCCAAACTCGACGAGGTGCTCGGGCGGTCCTGCTATCGCTCTGTATCCGATCTGCCTTCGGCGCCGGACGCAGCCTTCGTTGGCGTCAACAGGACGCTGACCGTCGAAATCGTCCGCAGCCTTTCTGAGGCCGGTGCCGGCGGGGCAGTCTGTTATGCATCGGGTTTCAGCGAGGCGACGGGTGAACTCGGCGACGGCGCCGAGCTGCAGCAGGCCCTGCTGGACGCAGCCGGCGACATGCCGATCCTCGGGCCGAATTGCTACGGGCTGATCAACGGTCTCGACGGTGCGCTGCTGTGGCCCGATCAGCATGGCATGCAGCGCATCGAACGTGGCGTCGCAATCCTCACGCAATCCTCGAATATCGCCATCAACCTGACAATGCAGACCCGAGGCGTGCCGATCGCCTATGTGGTCACTGCCGGCAATCAGGCCCAGACATCGCTTGCCGATGTCGCCTGCGCGCTGATCGACGACCCGCGCGTCACGGCGGTCGGCCTTCATGTCGAAGGTTTCGGTGATCTCTCGGCACTCGAACGCCTGGCCGCCATGGCCCGGCGGTCGAGGAAGCCGGTGGTCGTGTTGAAGGTCGGCAGGTCCGAGCAGGCAAAACGCGCGGCGGTGTCGCATACCGCCTCGCTTGCCGGCAGCGATGCCATCGCCGACGCTGTGCTCGCCCGCCTCGGCCTTGGCCGTGTGCAAACCTTGCCGGCGCTGCTCGAAACCCTGAAACTCCTGCATGTCGCCGGCCCGCTCGCAAGCCATTCCATCTCGTCGATGAGCTGTTCCGGTGGCGAAGCCTCGCTGATGGCGGATGCCGCCGTCGGTCGCAACGTGGAATTCCC
Proteins encoded in this window:
- a CDS encoding acyl-CoA dehydrogenase family protein, which produces MDFGLSEEQEMIVNTVRAFVETEIYPHENEVERSGIVPPELGDEIRRKCIDLGFYACNFPEDVGGAGLDHVTFTLVERELGRGSLGLTVFFGRPSGILMACEGEQRERYLLPAVRGEKIDALAITEPDAGSDMRGMKCAARRDGGDFVLNGTKHFISHADVADFVIVFAATGEEETPKGIKKKITAFLVDRGTPGFEILKGYDSVSHRGYHNSTLSFDDCRIPEAQVLGEVHRGFDIANQWLYGTRLTVAATCVGRARRVFDLALPYAAERKQFGKPIGANQGVSFKLADMITEIDAADWLTLAAAWQVDAGRPADRQIASAKLYASEMLARVTDEAIQIFGGMGLMDDLPLARFWRDARVERIWDGTSEIQRHIISRDLLRPLGA